Genomic window (Rhizobium brockwellii):
TTTCCTCTGATCTACGCGGTCTATCTTGGCATCGCCGAGAGCGCCCGCGACATCGCAGTCAAGATGGTCCGTAGCAAGGCCAACAGCGACCATGTGATCGGGTTGGTCGGGCGCATGGAAACGTCTCTGAGGGCCGCACAGATCGCGCATCGCTGGATGTTAGAGGTCGTTGCTCGAAACGAACCGTCGGCGGAAACCGTCAACGAGGTTATGATCGGCCGTTCCTTGGTCGCACGGCACGCTATCGAGGTGACGGAGCTTGCAATGGAGGTCGCAGGCGGCGCGGCATTCTATCGAGAGAACGGGCTGGAGCGCTGCTTCCGTGACATACAGGGCGCTCGCTATCATCCGATGCAGCCCGGAGCCCAGGCGCAATACGCGGGTTCATTCGCGCTCGGACTTCCCACCGAGAAGATTTTCTAGCGCCGGGCATCTTTCCGCCAGGATCAAAGGCGATCGGCTCGGACGTACCTTGGGGTATGCCCATCGCCAATCACCTTTGCCCTGACGAAGACCTGCTCCGGCAGAATGCTTCAATCCAACCCGGAAAGGCTCTAGATCACGAATTCCTCCTCGTACGTCTGTGGCTCGGGAACGACCGTAACCTCCACCGGAACGATCCAATTGGCCGCGTAGCTCTCGCAGTCGGAACGCTGGAGGTCGGGCTGCACGCATCCCGCCTTATCGATCGCGCGACATCGCAGTGTATATCGCCCCACTTCTTCAGGGGTCCACATGTACTCCCACAAGCGCCATGCAAAGGGATGTTCTGTTTCGAGGAGCCTTGCCTCGCGCCAGCCCCTGCCATCTCCAGTGCAGACCTGCACCTGCCGGATACCAGCCTCTCCGCTCCAGGCGGCTCCGAAAATCCGGTACGGTTGGCCGGCGATGAGACGCGCCCCCTGTACGGGACGCGCGATCTGCGCTTTGACCTCCATCTCCGCAAGGGGGACCAGCCTGGGTTCCCCGAGGCTGCGCTCCCAACGGAAATAGTCGCGCGCCTGCCAGTAGCCAAGGAACGGTTGTTCCACAACCGTGATATCAGTGATCCACTTGACCCAAGCCATGCCGAACCAGCCACCCACGACCGCGCGTAGCGGGTAGCCGTGATCGCGCGTCAACGGCTCCTCGTTCATCGAATAGGCAAGGATCGTGCTGTCAGCGACGGCCTTCTCAAGCGGTAAACTGCGCGCAAAAGCGATGGGGCCGGGAGAAGCTGTTTTCTTGTTCGCGTCGACGACGCCGCTGTCGGCGCCTGCGAGCAGGACCTCACATGCGGTTCGCTTAACGCCCGCCATTTCCAAAATCTCGCGCAGAAGAACACCTGTCCACGCGGCATTGCCGACGGCTCCGTTCTGCCACTGCAACCCCTCCTTCGGCGGCTCATAGTAGACGCGCCCGTTCCCTGCGCACTCGACGACGGCGGTGAAAGTCGTGCTCCGCATCGCCTTGATGCTGTCGAGGTCAAGTTCGATCGGCCGCTCTACGGCCCCGCCAACGCGCAAGCGCCAGTCTCGCGCATCGAGGTCCGGCGACGGGAAATGGTTTCGCACGAAGAACAGCTCGGTTGGGATCAGCCAATCGGAGAGCGACGAAAACGGAAACTCGATATTCTGTGGGGATTTCTGTCGAACTATCAGGCTGGGTTGCTGTGGTGTCGGCATCCTCGTCTCCCCTTTCAAGAGCACAACGTCGGCTCTCGGTTGCGCGAATTCCGGTGCGATCACACCGCCCCTCGCAGTGCGTCCGTCGCATTCCGCCTTCGGGCCGCATCCTAGAGCAATTCCAGGAAAAGTGCGAAGCGGTTTTCCGTCCGGAATTGCGTAAAAACAAAAGGATAGAGCGGTTCTGCGCTTCCGTTAAAAGCTGAACCGCTCTAACACATACCGCACGTTCCTCGGATCGACCTCGAACGGCAGCAAACGGGCCAACGGCGGTCTTGACCGCTTTGCGCCCCCTAGCAGTCATTCAGCAACGGGATTCTCGCGCTAATAGCGGACGGTGTCCAGCGTTCCGCTGCTCCTGGCTGGCAATTGATCCTGTTGGCCACGGCCGGACTGAAGGATCGCAGTTAATGGGCGAAGCGGGCTCCCACAGTGCGACCTACGCGGATCACACTAAAGCGCATCGCGATCTTTAAGATTCGCTCCTTGCGCTTCAGCTCTTTGTTTTACGCATGTCGTTGCCGCAAAACCGCTGCACACTTTTGCGCGACATGCTTTAGTCAAACCAACCAAGCGGCACCTCGGAGCCCCGAGGGGAAGGCCAGTGTGATTTCAGGGGCTGCCGCTGTGTCATATTTTCTTGAGAAGCGTTAAAAAGGTTTCGCTGGATTGCCCGGCGTGACGGCGATACGCGCGACCCGAATGGCCGTGTTACGGTCCATTCTTGATCGAGAGAGGATGGCAAGCCATGGAAGCCGCAGAATTGCGATATAATTGGGCCGATCCCGACGTCTACGAGACATTCATAGGGCGCTGGAGCGAACATCTGGCGAGCCCATTTCTCACCCGTGCCAATATTGCTCCGGGCAGTCGCGTGCTCGATGTAGCATGTGGGACAGGTGTGTTGTCGAAAGCACTGGCCGAGGCGGGAGCGCATGTGATCGGTGTTGACGCATCGGAGGGATACCTGGAAGGAGCCCGCCGTCGACGATCCCACCCCAATATCGCATATGAACACGGCGATGTCCGGCACATGCGGTTCGACACCAACTTTTTCGATGCGGCCGTTTCCACGCTGGCCCTGGACGTTATCCCGGAAATTGAACAGGTCGTTGCCGAGATGATGCGCGTCACCCGTCCAGGCGGCGTGGTCGCGTCCGCCGTTACTCAGTTCTTGGGCGGCATGCCCGCCTTCGATCTCGTCATTAACACCGGCGCCGTGCTTGAGGCCGACTTCGCCAGGCTGAGATCCATGCGGGCGGGGCGCCAGCTCTTCTGGCCTAATGGTCAGGCGACGTTGTGGCGGAAGATCGGCCTCGTCGACGTGACGGAGGTTCCCGTTGTCGTGGATTGCGAGTATGCGTCCTTCGCGGATTATTGGGCTACGTTCACCGACGGCCCAGGCAGCATCACAAGCATATTGATGGCACTTTCGGACGACGCCCGCGGTTCGATCGAACAGCATGTTCGTGCCGGGTATCTGGTTGGCTTGCCCGATGGACCCCGGTCATTTCCCATGATGTTCCGTGTGGTGCGTGGCTTGGTCCCGGCCTGATTCTGGAGAGCATGCAATGGGCCCGCGAGGGCCCGGTGTGGGGCCATCCCCAGACCTTAACCCCGCAGGTCGATCATCAGCTGTCGTTCCTAGGCAGCGTTTCAGTTTCTCTTGTATATCCGCTTCAGCGCAGCTAGCAGCGCATCCAGTTCGTCGCGCGAAAACAGCTCGATGAAACGCTGCTCGTGCCTATCGATTAGCGCACGCGCCCGGGCGAGCATTGCGTGTCCCGCCTTCGTCAGATGAAGTTCCTGGCGACGGCGGTCGGCCGCGGAGGGGCGGCGCTCGATCAGGTCGCGGGCTGCCAGCCGGTTGACGAGGGCCATCATCGTCGCCCGGTCGGTGCCGAGCGTATTGGCAAGGTCGATCTGCGATGCGCCCGGATTGCCGGCGACAAGTTCCATCACCGCCAGTTGCTTCTGCGTCAGCGCCAGTTCCTCCATGGTTTCGGCGAAGTCGCGATAGATCGCGACATGCGCCATGCGCAGATGAAATCCCAGCAGGTCGCCAAGCCGGCCGACGTCGAGGCCCGGCGTCGCGGGCGCATCTTCGCCCTCGAAATCGTCCTGCGGTGATTTTGTCGCCATCGTTCGTTCTCGCCTCGTCCAGGCGCCATAACCATCAAAATCAGCAGGTTAGTCAATATCCGTAGGGCGGATTTCCCCGCGCCATTCGATCGATCGGATTTGCCTCAAACAGCCTCTTGCATCGCGGGAAAAAGATATTAGTATGTGTTGCATACAAATTTGATGCCTGTCGCGGGGAGCGGTAGGCATGGGAGGAGAAAATGGCGCATTCCTTTTCCGGGATGGCTTCGTCGGCGGATTGCGGACTGGTGACGGATGATCCGATCCTTTACCGCGCCCGCGTCGCACCGGACCGTCCAGCTCTGTTCGAGATCGCTACCGGCCGGCAGCTCACCTATGCCGAACTCGATGCGCGGATCGCCTGTTGCGCGGGCTTGCTGAGCG
Coding sequences:
- a CDS encoding sulfite oxidase, giving the protein MPTPQQPSLIVRQKSPQNIEFPFSSLSDWLIPTELFFVRNHFPSPDLDARDWRLRVGGAVERPIELDLDSIKAMRSTTFTAVVECAGNGRVYYEPPKEGLQWQNGAVGNAAWTGVLLREILEMAGVKRTACEVLLAGADSGVVDANKKTASPGPIAFARSLPLEKAVADSTILAYSMNEEPLTRDHGYPLRAVVGGWFGMAWVKWITDITVVEQPFLGYWQARDYFRWERSLGEPRLVPLAEMEVKAQIARPVQGARLIAGQPYRIFGAAWSGEAGIRQVQVCTGDGRGWREARLLETEHPFAWRLWEYMWTPEEVGRYTLRCRAIDKAGCVQPDLQRSDCESYAANWIVPVEVTVVPEPQTYEEEFVI
- a CDS encoding class I SAM-dependent methyltransferase codes for the protein MEAAELRYNWADPDVYETFIGRWSEHLASPFLTRANIAPGSRVLDVACGTGVLSKALAEAGAHVIGVDASEGYLEGARRRRSHPNIAYEHGDVRHMRFDTNFFDAAVSTLALDVIPEIEQVVAEMMRVTRPGGVVASAVTQFLGGMPAFDLVINTGAVLEADFARLRSMRAGRQLFWPNGQATLWRKIGLVDVTEVPVVVDCEYASFADYWATFTDGPGSITSILMALSDDARGSIEQHVRAGYLVGLPDGPRSFPMMFRVVRGLVPA
- a CDS encoding MarR family winged helix-turn-helix transcriptional regulator; the protein is MATKSPQDDFEGEDAPATPGLDVGRLGDLLGFHLRMAHVAIYRDFAETMEELALTQKQLAVMELVAGNPGASQIDLANTLGTDRATMMALVNRLAARDLIERRPSAADRRRQELHLTKAGHAMLARARALIDRHEQRFIELFSRDELDALLAALKRIYKRN